The Allocoprobacillus halotolerans nucleotide sequence GAAAGATTTTTTCATACCCATTGTTGGGACTATTCACATCATCATTTACACTATCAAGGAAGAATTTGTTTAGTATATTTTTTATTATGGTGTTTATTAAGTGGGGTATTTTTATATTTTATTCACCTCTTCATCCTTTCCCTTCATTTCCCTCGTGATGCTTGTTATTTAATAAGTCTTATTTATATTTCTTTTATATTAAAGGCTTATAGTGAACGCCTTTTTGCCAATCAGCAAGACGGTGTGAAAATTCATTAAAAAAAGAAGATTTTTCAATCTTCTCTAACCTAAATAAGCTTCTTTTACTTTTGGGTTATCAGCGACTTCTTTTGCTTGACCAGATACGATAACATTTCCTGTTTCTAACACATAAGCACGATCTGCAATAGAGAGTGCTTTATTTGCATTTTGTTCAACCAAAAGCACAGTGACACCATCTTTATTAATACTTTTGATAATATCAAAAATTTCATTGACCAAGATAGGTGATAATCCCATTGATGGCTCATCCAATAATAATAATGATGGCTTAGACATTAAAGCACGCCCCATCGCTAACATCTGTTGTTCACCACCAGATAATGTTCCAGCAAGTTGATTTTTACGTTCTTCCAAACGTGAAAAGCGTTTAAAAACTTTTTCCAAATCTTTTTGAATATTTTCTTTATCTTTTCTTAAATAAGCACCCATTTCCAAATTTTCAAGAACTGTCATTTCCGTGAATACATGACGGCCTTCAGGAACTTGAACCAAGCCCAGTCCAGGAATTTTATGCGATGCAACTTTAGAAATATCTTTTCCATCAAAATGAATAGATCCACTACGAGAACGAATCAAACCACTGATTGTATGCATAATAGAAGTTTTACCTGCCCCATTGGCTCCTATCAAAGCCACAATTTCTCCTTGATTAACTTCAAAAGAAACATTCTTAATAGCATGAATCACACCATAATAAACATTAATATCTTTAACTTCTAATAACATATTATTCCCCCTCATCGCTACCTAAATATGCAGCAATAACTTCTGGATTATTTTTGATTTCATCAGGTGTTCCAGTTGCTAAAACCTGTCCAAAATTTAATACTGTAATTTTTTCACATATACCCATGACAAATTTCATATCATGTTCAATTAATAAAATAGCTAAAGAAAATTTGTCTCTAACAA carries:
- a CDS encoding putative ABC transporter permease, which codes for MIIVYFSIYCFLGYWIESFYISLFKKRWFSSGLLKGPFIPLYGFGACLLILSQPFLIKLHPLFSSLLGGLLMTLLELLSSYYIERFFHTHCWDYSHHHLHYQGRICLVYFLLWCLLSGVFLYFIHLFILSLHFPRDACYLISLIYISFILKAYSERLFANQQDGVKIH
- a CDS encoding ABC transporter ATP-binding protein, which codes for MLLEVKDINVYYGVIHAIKNVSFEVNQGEIVALIGANGAGKTSIMHTISGLIRSRSGSIHFDGKDISKVASHKIPGLGLVQVPEGRHVFTEMTVLENLEMGAYLRKDKENIQKDLEKVFKRFSRLEERKNQLAGTLSGGEQQMLAMGRALMSKPSLLLLDEPSMGLSPILVNEIFDIIKSINKDGVTVLLVEQNANKALSIADRAYVLETGNVIVSGQAKEVADNPKVKEAYLG